The nucleotide sequence GGGCGTGGCCTACGCGTGGCGCTGGCGGCCCGCCTGGCACCTGCTCCAGGTCTGCCTGCTCGCCGCGGCGGGCCTGGCCGGCTACTGGGGAAACCGCTGGCTCTTCGTGGGCGCGTCGGCCCTGATGATCTACCTCTACTTTCTCCTCTACGCGCCGCAGGTGCGCGAGGAGTTCGACATCCACACGGCGCCCCGCGAGGTGGGCGTGCTCCTCGTGCTCCTGGGCATGTGCGCCGTGCTCGCCATCCTGCGGCCGGGGTTCCTCGAGGGCGGCAACCTGCTCGACCTGGCCCGCCAGTTCGCCACCGTGGGCATCATGGCCGTGGGGATGACCATGGTGATCGTGCTGGGAGGCATTGACCTGAGCGTGGGCTCGATCGTGGCCATCTCGGGCTGCCTGGCCACGTTGGCGTTGCGCCACCACGACTCGTCGCTGGCGATGGCCGTGGGCATCTCGGTCGCAGCGGGCCTGGTGGTGGGGCTGTTCAACGGGGCGCTCATCAGTGGGTTCCGCATGGCGCCCTTCGTCGTCACCCTGGGCACCATGAGCATGGCCCGCAGCCTGGCGATCGTGGTCACCGGGGCGAAGCAGGTTCCCGTGAAAGGCTGCTCGGCGGAGGCAGGCTTCCACGCTCTGGCCTGGGCCGACACCCTGGGCGTGCCGAACCCTGTGTGGCTGATGACGCTCATGGTGCTGGCCGGCCACGTGTTTCTGTGCTACACGCGCACAGGCCGTCACATCTATTATATCGGCGCCAACGAGGAGGCGGCGCGCCTCTCGGGTATTCACGTGACGGCGATCAAGGGGGTCGTCTACACCCTCTGCGGGCTGCTGGCGGGGCTGGCGGGCATCGTGCAGGCCTCGCGGATCGCCACGGGCCAGCCCAGCGCCGGCGCGGGCGACGAGCTGCGCGTCATCGCCGCCGTCATCATCGGCGGCGCGTCGTTCTCGGGCGGCGTGGGCACGGCTCTCGGCTCGCTCCTGGGCGCCGCCATCATGGGCGTGCTGCGCCAGGGGCTGATCCTCCTGGGCGTCGAGCCCAACTGGCAGCAGTTCGTCGAGGGCGCCGTCATCATCGGCGCCGTGGGCCTCGACCTTCTGCGAAAGCGCCGATAGGGCGCGCGGCCCGGCCTGCGGCGTGCCCATCGAGCGGGTGGCCGACAGCGTCCCAATCGCCCTGCCCCGCGGCGTGGTGTATGGGTGCGTGCGGTAAAGGCCAGTGAGGAGAAGCAGCAATGTGCCTGAGCCACTGGACGGTTGCGGTACTGGCCCTCGGATGCTGGGCCGCGGCGGCAAGCGGCGAGCTCGCCAAAGGCGAGGCCGTGCTGCGCGAGGGCTTCGATTCGCCCGAGCGCCTGCGCGCCTGGCGCGGCGCCGACAGCCCCCAGGTGTCCCTCGATACAGGACGCGAGGGCTCGTCTTGCGTGGCCATCCAGTGGCCCGCCGAGAAGGGGCCGGGCCACGCCAGCATTCGCCTTCCGCTGGCCGTCGAGCGGCTGCGCGGCGCGCGCCTGCGCTGCGAGGCCCTGGTGAAGGCCGACAACGTGGCGGCCCCGCCCCATCCCTGGAACGGCGTGAAGGTGATGCTCCACACGGTCTCGCCCGGCGGCGACCAGTGGATGCAGCAGGACGGCATCCACGGCTCCTTCGACTGGAAGCCCGTGCGCTTTCTAGCCTGGGTGCCGAGAGACGCCACGGCGGCGGAACTCGTGCTGGGCCTTGAGGCCACCTCGGGCCGCGTGTGGTTCGACGACCTCTCGGTTACCGTCGCCTCAGTGCCGAGGCCCCGCCCCGCCAAGCCTGCGACGGGCACCATGTATAAAGGACATGAGCTGCCGCGCCTACGGGGAGCGATGATCGGCCCCAACGTGACCGCTGCCGACCTCGAAGTCCTCGGGGGCCAGTGGGGCGCCAACCATATCCGCTGGCAGCTCATCTGGGGCGGCTTCCCCCACAGCCCTGCCGACAAGGGCGACCTCGCCGCCTACGACGCCTGGCTCGAAGGAGCGCTCAAGCACCTCGACGAGTTGCTGCCCACGTGCCAGCGCCTGGGCATCCTGGTGGCCGTGGACCTCCATACCCCGCCCGGCGGACGCGACGAGGGGAGCAGCTGCCGCATCTTCCACGAGAAGCGGTTCCAGGACAAGTTCGTCGAGGTCTGGGAGAAGATCGCCCGCCGCTACCGCGGCCACAAGGCCGTGTGGGCCTACGACCTCGTGAACGAGCCGGTCGAGGGCTTCGTGCCCGAGGGCCTGCTGGATTGGCAGGAACTCGCCGAGCGCACGGCCCGCCGCGTGCGCGAGCTGGACCCCGACCACGCCATCCTCATCGAGCCTGCACCCTGGGGCGGCCCCGCCAGCCTCGAGCACCTCGTGCCCATTGACGTGTCCGGCGTGGTCTACAGTGTGCACATGTACGCCCCATTCCAGTTCACCCACCAGGGCATCTACGGCAATCCTACCGGCGTGGCCTACCCCGGCAAGATCGCGGGCAAGGAGTGGAACAAGGACGCCATCCGCGAGGCATTCCGCCCCGCCATCGAGTTCCAGCGCGACTACGGCGTTCATCTTTACATCGGCGAGTTCAGCGCCATCCGTTGGGCGCCGGGCGACAGCGCCCGCGCGTACCTGAGCGACGTGATTGACGTGATGGAGGAGCAGGGCTGGGACTGGGCCTATCATGCCTTCCGCGAGTGGGACGGCTGGAGCGTGGAACACGGCGGCGACCGCGACGACCGAACGCCCACAAAGACGCCCACCCCCCGCGAGGCGCTCCTGCGGTTCTGGTTCGCGAAGAACGCGCGGCCCAAGTAGGGCCGCGCGGCACATGGCTCCATGGCCCTGTGGCTTGCGGTCGCGATCTGGTTCGTGAGCATTTTGTGGCGCTTTTCCCTTGACAGGGCATTGCTGCCATGCTAGCCTCATGAGGTCTGCTGGCGCGGAAGAGAGTCGTCTGCGGCGGTACGCTCTGCCGGGCGGCGCGGGGGAAGCGGGGCCAGAGGGTTGTCAGGCGGCTTTCGGAGAGGGGCAGGTCGTGGCTGCGCAGCGCAATCGGCTCGCGGTCCCGCTCGGTTCGCTTCGTAGCGATTCACAGCGGACGGTTTCCCGCTCAATATCCCACGTTGTTCCATCTCACCAGTCTTCCGGCGTGTCACGAGCACACCGGGTCAGGCCCTCATTCATGCAGGGATCTATGCCCCGCAGGCGCCCTGCGGCCTTTGTTTAGGGGAAACGACATGGCATCGCGCGCAAACCACCGTCGAGGCCGGCCCACCCCGAAAACGCGGCTCGG is from Planctomycetota bacterium and encodes:
- a CDS encoding cellulase family glycosylhydrolase, coding for MCLSHWTVAVLALGCWAAAASGELAKGEAVLREGFDSPERLRAWRGADSPQVSLDTGREGSSCVAIQWPAEKGPGHASIRLPLAVERLRGARLRCEALVKADNVAAPPHPWNGVKVMLHTVSPGGDQWMQQDGIHGSFDWKPVRFLAWVPRDATAAELVLGLEATSGRVWFDDLSVTVASVPRPRPAKPATGTMYKGHELPRLRGAMIGPNVTAADLEVLGGQWGANHIRWQLIWGGFPHSPADKGDLAAYDAWLEGALKHLDELLPTCQRLGILVAVDLHTPPGGRDEGSSCRIFHEKRFQDKFVEVWEKIARRYRGHKAVWAYDLVNEPVEGFVPEGLLDWQELAERTARRVRELDPDHAILIEPAPWGGPASLEHLVPIDVSGVVYSVHMYAPFQFTHQGIYGNPTGVAYPGKIAGKEWNKDAIREAFRPAIEFQRDYGVHLYIGEFSAIRWAPGDSARAYLSDVIDVMEEQGWDWAYHAFREWDGWSVEHGGDRDDRTPTKTPTPREALLRFWFAKNARPK
- a CDS encoding ABC transporter permease encodes the protein MSAKPLSDASKQVLAVWFLGCAAVPFGVLVPTAERSAGLVAAAAALAALGVAVGVAYAWRWRPAWHLLQVCLLAAAGLAGYWGNRWLFVGASALMIYLYFLLYAPQVREEFDIHTAPREVGVLLVLLGMCAVLAILRPGFLEGGNLLDLARQFATVGIMAVGMTMVIVLGGIDLSVGSIVAISGCLATLALRHHDSSLAMAVGISVAAGLVVGLFNGALISGFRMAPFVVTLGTMSMARSLAIVVTGAKQVPVKGCSAEAGFHALAWADTLGVPNPVWLMTLMVLAGHVFLCYTRTGRHIYYIGANEEAARLSGIHVTAIKGVVYTLCGLLAGLAGIVQASRIATGQPSAGAGDELRVIAAVIIGGASFSGGVGTALGSLLGAAIMGVLRQGLILLGVEPNWQQFVEGAVIIGAVGLDLLRKRR